A portion of the Carassius carassius chromosome 42, fCarCar2.1, whole genome shotgun sequence genome contains these proteins:
- the LOC132123794 gene encoding DDB1- and CUL4-associated factor 11-like gives MGSQSSSGMSGRESGNNPDQSEPEPNQNSDQTGHTQAERQSGSEENVDLAQVLAYLLRRGQVRLVHGSGETGLQLVQSYSDSDEDSDGAWDGRLGHRYDPPVDAQPDTQEVDHSEIRTQILLATASSGLNGRHSFTQMLAEREQGRCLGSSFSHGECSRIRSHFLPNHVVYKDTYQQKVFCGVYSDEGNMFLSACQDQNIRLYDTSRGRFTLKKTVKARDVGWSILDVCFTPDARCVLYSSWSDYIHVCSVDGDNETHTALDLNPDERRFCVFSLAASTDGKEILGGANDGCLYVFDREQNKRTLKIDAHDDDVNAVAFADSSSQLLFSGSDDALCKVWDRRTLREDRPQPVGQLAGHRDGITFIHSKGDARYLISNSKDQTIKLWDVRKFSSKEGLTASRHAVTQQNWDYRWQQVPQRALKKHKLTGDTSVMTYRGHGVLHTLIRCRFSPEFSTGQKLIYTGCSTGKIVIYDVLTGSIVSKLSNHDACVRDVSWHPYHNNMVSSSWDGAIRRWEHTQNPLMDSDRERMNVDMLETKTKCY, from the exons ATGGGCTCTCAGTCCAGTTCTGGGATGTCCGGTCGGGAATCTGGCAACAATCCAGACCAGTCTGAACCAGAACCTAACCAGAATTCCGATCAGACGGGTCACACACAAGCCGAGAGGCAGTCAGGATCAGAAGAGAACGTTGACTTAGCACAAGTTCTGGCGTACCTACTGCGGAG GGGCCAGGTCCGCCTGGTCCATGGAAGTGGAGAGACAGGCCTACAGCTCGTGCAGTCATATTCAGACTCAGATGAGGACAGCGATGGGGCCTGGGATGGGCGGCTAGGACATCGATATGACCCTCCAG TGGATGCCCAACCAGACACACAGGAAGTTGACCACAGTGAGATCCGCACACAGATCCTTCTTGCCACTGCTTCCTCAGGCTTAAACGGCAGACACAGTTTCACACAAATGCTGGCAGAG CGGGAACAGGGACGGTGTCTTGGGTCAAGTTTCTCTCATGGAGAGTGCAGTCGAATCCGTTCACA TTTCCTGCCTAATCATGTGGTATACAAGGACACTTACCAGCAAAAAGTCTTTTGTGGAGTCTACAGTGATGAGGGAAACATGTTCCTGTCTGCATGCCAAG ATCAGAATATCAGGTTATATGACACTAGTAGGGGCCGTTTTACTCTTAAGAAGACGGTGAAGGCCAGAGATGTGGGCTGGAGCATTCTGGATGTGTGTTTCACCCCTGATGCACGTTGTGTGCTGTACTCCAGTTGGTCTGACTACA TCCATGTGTGCAGTGTAGATGGGGACAATGAAACACACACCGCTCTGGACCTCAA tcctGATGAAAGGAGGTTCTGTGTTTTCTCTCTAGCAGCATCCACAGATGGAAAAGAAATTTTAGGCGG TGCAAACGATGGCTGTCTGTATGTGTTTGATCGTGAACAAAACAAGAGAACACTAAAG ATCGACGCTCATGACGATGATGTGAATGCTGTAGCGTTTGCAGACAGTTCATCACAGCTGCTGTTCTCAGGCAGTGATGATGCTCTGTGCAAGGTATGGGACAGACGTACCCTCAGAGAAGACAGACCACAGCCTGTGGGTCAACTGGCCGGACACAGAGACGGAATCACCTTCATACACAGCAAG GGCGACGCTCGGTACTTGATCAGCAACTCCAAAGATCAGACCATTAAGTTGTGGGACGTGAGGAAGTTTTCATCTAAAGAGGGGCTAACAGCCTCACGGCACGCTGTCACACAACAGAACTGGGACTACCGCTGGCAGCAGGTTCCCCAGAGAG CACTAAAGAAGCATAAGCTGACTGGTGACACCTCTGTGATGACCTACAGAGGACACGGGGTTCTGCACACGCTCATTCGCTGCCGCTTTTCCCCTGAATTCAGCACTGGACAGAAGTTAATTTACACAGGCTGTTCAACAGGCAAAATCGTCA TCTACGATGTGTTGACGGGAAGCATTGTGTCCAAATTGTCCAATCATGACGCATGTGTGAGGGACGTCAGCTGGCACCCGTATCACAACAACATGGTCAGCAGTTCT TGGGATGGTGCCATACGTCGGTGGGAACACACGCAGAACCCCCTTATGGACAGCGACAGAGAGAGGATGAACGTGGATATGCTGGAGACGAAAACCAAATGCTATTGA
- the LOC132124141 gene encoding elongin-C-like, with translation MHVKLISSDGHEFIVKREHALTSGTIKAMLSGPGQFAENETNEVNFREIPSHVLSKVCMYFTYKVRFTNSSTEIPEFPIAPEIALELLMAANFLDC, from the exons ATGCATGTGAAGCTGATCTCTTCAGATGGCCATGAGTTTATTGTGAAGAGAGAGCATGCTTTGACCTCTGGCACCATCAAGGCTATGCTGAGTGGACCTG GTCAGTTTGCTGAAAATGAAACCAACGAGGTGAACTTCCGGGAGATCCCGTCTCATGTTCTCTCCAAAGTCTGCATGTATTTTACTTATAAAGTGCGCTTCACCAACAGCTCGACAGAGATCCCAGAATTCCCCATTGCTCCTGAGATTGCCCTGGAATTGCTTATGGCTGCAAACTTTCTAGACTGTTAA